In the Phycisphaerae bacterium genome, one interval contains:
- a CDS encoding VWA domain-containing protein, producing MKRTGLYPFWTWVFWALGLPLLLMALAIVVVASTDLGNVPFDHPGLWWLGGAVPLGSLLVLFGVYRRARALRRFSQAELAELLAARVSPGRQAVRAGLFLTALLLLVAAILGPRWGESVEKRQVHGVDIVVALDLSRSMLAEDLSPNRLEYARQAIRQQLTERPIFRRANRLALVVFAGTASLRIPLTTDHLAFREKLEQVRYGDVPRGGTDITTAITAAQDLFRASPPEATRAILLFTDGEDHEGDAVAAAKAAYDDDGIRVFTVGIGDPASVSGAQVPAQPGASSKPLLYDGQIVFSKLDVDGLRRIASAGGGDYAPVQGLYRLVSEIANLWTAQLSTEERRIHLPRYQYFLSAAMLLLVIEAFMADHRRGRAPLPRRSWMQEGTA from the coding sequence ATGAAACGGACGGGACTCTATCCTTTTTGGACCTGGGTTTTCTGGGCGCTCGGGTTGCCGCTGCTGCTGATGGCGCTGGCCATTGTGGTCGTTGCGTCGACAGACCTGGGGAATGTGCCGTTCGATCATCCCGGTCTGTGGTGGCTGGGTGGCGCCGTTCCGCTTGGTTCTCTGCTCGTTCTTTTCGGGGTGTATCGGCGCGCCCGGGCCCTGAGGCGCTTCAGCCAGGCCGAGTTGGCGGAACTGCTTGCGGCACGGGTCAGCCCCGGACGCCAGGCCGTGCGGGCGGGTCTGTTTCTCACGGCCTTGCTGCTGTTGGTTGCGGCGATACTGGGGCCGCGTTGGGGAGAGTCCGTTGAGAAGCGCCAGGTACACGGGGTCGATATTGTTGTGGCGCTCGATCTGTCCCGCTCCATGCTCGCAGAAGATCTGAGTCCGAATCGCCTCGAATATGCACGACAGGCGATTCGTCAGCAATTGACGGAGCGTCCGATCTTTCGAAGGGCGAATCGACTGGCCCTGGTGGTCTTTGCCGGTACGGCGTCGCTGCGGATTCCGCTGACGACCGATCACCTGGCGTTTCGGGAGAAGCTCGAACAGGTTCGCTACGGGGACGTGCCTCGAGGTGGGACTGATATTACCACGGCGATCACGGCCGCGCAAGACCTGTTCCGTGCTTCGCCGCCGGAGGCGACGCGCGCCATTCTGCTGTTCACCGATGGAGAGGATCACGAGGGCGATGCGGTTGCCGCCGCCAAGGCCGCGTACGACGACGACGGCATTCGGGTATTCACCGTGGGTATTGGCGATCCGGCATCCGTCTCGGGGGCGCAAGTGCCGGCGCAGCCGGGAGCATCGTCCAAGCCCCTGTTGTACGACGGCCAGATCGTGTTCTCGAAACTCGACGTGGACGGTCTGCGCAGAATTGCTTCGGCGGGCGGGGGGGACTACGCACCCGTACAGGGGCTTTACCGACTGGTCAGCGAGATCGCCAACCTCTGGACCGCGCAACTTTCCACGGAGGAGCGCCGCATCCATCTCCCGCGGTACCAGTATTTCCTGTCAGCAGCCATGTTGCTCCTGGTGATCGAGGCGTTCATGGCCGACCATCGCCGGGGTCGTGCGCCTTTGCCCCGACGATCCTGGATGCAGGAGGGTACGGCATGA
- a CDS encoding VWA domain-containing protein, which translates to MIEFLQDRFAPGPLFAWLCVGFLVAIPLIWLRARWLRTRATMRYSGTPFLRTIGSTWITRLRSLPLLLRTLAIVALVVALARPQAGGEYRATREGIAIQMVLDVSGSMATEDFVIDQRRVRRLDAVKRVFEDFVLGRGPLPGRENDLIGMTTFAMYADTRCPLTLDHGSLIDLLHATEIPGWVNGRQVRDDPEAENTALGDAIVKATDDLRRAGELAAAGVPGAEPAKSRIMILLTDGQDNPAKQFAETSPDPVEAARVAATLGIRIYTIGAAGNAPQRRGLFMRAAEVDEVTLQRIADATGGKYFRATDTESLVTIYDEIDRLERVQTGERVYQDDVFAANVAMLTGLSLLLLELLLSQTRFRRLP; encoded by the coding sequence GTGATTGAGTTTCTTCAGGATCGCTTCGCACCGGGACCGTTGTTCGCCTGGTTGTGCGTGGGGTTCCTCGTGGCTATCCCGCTGATCTGGCTGCGCGCCCGGTGGTTGCGTACGCGGGCGACGATGCGATACAGCGGAACGCCCTTCCTGCGCACGATTGGATCGACCTGGATCACCCGTCTGCGAAGCCTGCCGCTGCTCTTGAGGACTTTGGCAATCGTCGCATTGGTTGTCGCTCTCGCCCGCCCTCAGGCAGGAGGAGAGTATCGTGCCACGCGCGAGGGCATCGCGATCCAGATGGTGCTTGATGTGTCGGGCAGCATGGCTACGGAGGACTTCGTCATCGACCAGCGTCGCGTGCGGCGGCTCGACGCGGTCAAACGCGTATTCGAAGATTTTGTCCTGGGTCGAGGGCCTCTGCCCGGGCGCGAGAATGATCTCATCGGCATGACCACCTTCGCGATGTACGCCGACACGCGATGCCCGCTCACGCTCGACCACGGCAGCCTCATCGACTTGCTGCATGCCACGGAGATTCCCGGATGGGTGAACGGGCGACAGGTTCGGGACGACCCCGAGGCGGAGAACACGGCGCTGGGCGATGCAATTGTCAAGGCGACCGACGATCTCCGCCGTGCAGGAGAGCTGGCCGCCGCCGGCGTACCCGGCGCGGAACCGGCCAAGAGCCGCATCATGATTCTCCTGACGGACGGTCAGGACAACCCGGCCAAGCAATTCGCGGAGACATCGCCCGATCCGGTGGAGGCGGCGCGGGTCGCCGCGACGTTGGGCATTCGGATTTACACCATCGGGGCAGCGGGCAACGCTCCGCAGCGGCGCGGCCTGTTCATGCGTGCCGCCGAGGTTGACGAGGTAACGCTGCAACGAATCGCCGATGCGACGGGCGGCAAGTATTTCCGTGCCACCGATACGGAGTCGCTGGTGACCATCTACGACGAAATCGATCGGCTGGAACGCGTCCAGACCGGGGAGCGTGTGTACCAGGACGACGTATTCGCCGCGAACGTCGCCATGTTGACCGGGTTATCGCTGTTGCTGCTTGAATTGCTCCTGAGCCAAACGCGCTTTCGAAGACTGCCATGA